A window of Hymenobacter siberiensis genomic DNA:
GCGGCTGCTGGGCGTCACGCTCTCCAACCTGAGCAATGCGCAGGAGGGGGCCGGCCGGCAGCTCACGCTGAGCTTCTGAGGGCTTCCGCACTGCTGCCGGCATGCGTCGCAGACGCGCGCCAGCAATCCGTCCAGCAATCCGTTCCGCGTCCGCATTTCGCAACCTTTGTCGGTTCTTTTTCGACTTTGGGAGCAATTATTGGTGCGATTCTGGTTAGGGAAGCAGCATCTTTACCCTTTGGCCCGTCAGGGCGCAGGTATCGGCCCCGGCCAAACCCACTTTCCTTTCTTCATCAGCCCTTTTCGCATGCAATTCCCCCGCTTCAAACTGGGATTATATTCCACCTCCGTGCTGGCCCTGCTGGGGCTGGCTTCCTATTCCGTGTACCAGGGCACACCGACGCGTGACCAGGTAGTGCTCGGCGTGATGATGCAGGGCCTGAACCAGCTTCATTACCAGCCCGAAAAGATTGACGACCAGTTTTCGCAACGTGTGTACGACTTGTATATCAAGCGCATAGATGTGAACAAGCAGCTGCTGCTGGTGCCGGAAGTGGCCCAGCTCAGCCAGTTCAAAACCAAAATTGACGATGAGATACGCGGCGGCAGCCACGAGTTTCTGGATGCTACGAGCCAGCTGCTGGCCAAGCGCATGCCCGAGATTCAGGTGCTTTACCGCCAGCTGCTGGCCCAGCCCTTCGATTTTTCGGTGCAGGAAAGCTGGGAAACCGACCCCACCAAGGCCACCTACGCCGCCAATGCCGCCGAGCAGCGCGAGCAGTGGCGCAAGATGCTGAAGTACCAGACCCTGGCCCGCCTCTCGGAAATGATGGACGAGGAGGCCAAGAAGAAGGACAAACCACTGGCTGCCAACAAAGTTGGTGCCTCGCCAGCCACCACCACCGACAAAACCCGCACGCCCGCCGAGATGGAGGCCGAGGCCCGCAAGCGCGTGCTGAAATACTACGACGACGTATTTATCGACCAGCTGCAAACCGATGCTAACGACCGCCTGGCCGTCTTCGCCGAGGCCATTGCCAACAGCTACGACCCGCACACGGACTATTTCGCACCCATTGCCCGCGAAAACTTCGACATCACTATGAGCGGCCGTCTGGAGGGCACGGGCGCGCAGTTGCAGGAAGACGGCGGCAAGCTGAAAGTGGTCGACATCGTGGCCGGCTCGGCTTCGTCGCGGCAGGGCGAGCTGAAAGTGGGCGACCTCATCCTACGCGTGGCGCAGGGGGCCGCCGAGCCCGTGAGCGTGGAAGGCATGCGCTTCGATAAGGCCGTGAAGCTCATTCGCGGGCCGAAGGGCACGGAGGTGCGCCTCACGGTGCGCAAGCCCGACGGGGCTACCCAGGTCATCCCTATCATCCGGGATGTGGTGGTAATTGAGGAAACCTACGCCCAGTCGGCCCTCATCAAGCAGGGCGGCCGCACGTATGGCTACCTCAACCTGCCCGGTTTCTACGCCGATTTCAGCGGCAAGGGCGGCCGCAGCAGCGCCGCCGACGTGAAGGCTGAGCTGGCCAAGCTCAGCAAGGAAAACGTGGCCGGCGTGGTGCTCGACCTGCGCTACAACGGCGGCGGCTCGCTGCGCGACGCCGTGGACATGGGCGGCCTGTTTGTGCCCACCGGCCCCATGGTGCAGGTGAAAACCAGCCGTGGCCCGGCCCAGCCCGTGGCCGATACCGACCCCGCCGTGCAGTATGCCGGCCCACTGGTGGTGCTGGTGAACAAGTACAGCGCCTCGGCTTCCGAGATTCTGGCGGCCGCCATGCAGGACTACCAACGCGCCATCATCTTGGGCAGCACTACCTATGGCAAAGGCACGGTGCAGCAGGTATTTGACCTGGACAATGCCGTGAACGCGCAGGCCAGCGGCCTCAAGCCCCTGGGCTCGCTCAAGCTCACCATCCAGAAATTCTACCGCGTGAATGGCGGCTCGACCCAGTTTAAGGGCGTGACGCCCGACATTACGGTGCCCGATGCCCTGGCTTCCTTCGCCAAGGGCGAGCAGGAATCGGAATACCCGCTGCCCTGGGATGAGATTGCGCCCGCCGCGTTTCAGCCTACCAATACCCTGCCGGCCCTGGCCACGCTGAAGGCCAACAGCGCCGCCCGCGTGGCCGCCAGCCCCGGCTTCAAGCTCATTACCGAGGCCGCCCAGCGCGCCACCGCCCGCCAGAAGCAAACCATGCTGTCGCTGAACCTGGCCGCTTACCGC
This region includes:
- a CDS encoding carboxy terminal-processing peptidase — translated: MQFPRFKLGLYSTSVLALLGLASYSVYQGTPTRDQVVLGVMMQGLNQLHYQPEKIDDQFSQRVYDLYIKRIDVNKQLLLVPEVAQLSQFKTKIDDEIRGGSHEFLDATSQLLAKRMPEIQVLYRQLLAQPFDFSVQESWETDPTKATYAANAAEQREQWRKMLKYQTLARLSEMMDEEAKKKDKPLAANKVGASPATTTDKTRTPAEMEAEARKRVLKYYDDVFIDQLQTDANDRLAVFAEAIANSYDPHTDYFAPIARENFDITMSGRLEGTGAQLQEDGGKLKVVDIVAGSASSRQGELKVGDLILRVAQGAAEPVSVEGMRFDKAVKLIRGPKGTEVRLTVRKPDGATQVIPIIRDVVVIEETYAQSALIKQGGRTYGYLNLPGFYADFSGKGGRSSAADVKAELAKLSKENVAGVVLDLRYNGGGSLRDAVDMGGLFVPTGPMVQVKTSRGPAQPVADTDPAVQYAGPLVVLVNKYSASASEILAAAMQDYQRAIILGSTTYGKGTVQQVFDLDNAVNAQASGLKPLGSLKLTIQKFYRVNGGSTQFKGVTPDITVPDALASFAKGEQESEYPLPWDEIAPAAFQPTNTLPALATLKANSAARVAASPGFKLITEAAQRATARQKQTMLSLNLAAYRTQQVEARAINKQQTAAQNALAVLDVAALPADARPASDSTAAKRLARFLKPLRKDPALAEAVAVIGDELK